The sequence below is a genomic window from Plasmodium cynomolgi strain B DNA, scaffold: 0797, whole genome shotgun sequence.
gctttatttaattcaaaaatgtaaaacaaaaatgacggCATTTCCtgtgaatattttgtatatatgcatataagaCTTTCTTCTATACATTACTAATTACATAAGAATTTTGActtgaaacaaaagaaaaattatattatgagAACAATACCATTGATACTAATCTGTTAGGCTTTTCATGATTCTTATCATGAGGAAGCTGCACAATATGTAGCACTGCATAATATTCAtgaagaacatttttttccagaaCTTGGTGAATCTTCTGATTTTGATCAACTTTGTAATGGAATCGATAATAATCTAACTATCAAATGTAGAGAAGTCAAAGAACTTTGCATTAAACTAGTACGTCATTTAGATAAGTTAATTCAAGCGACTGATTCCTATGGTAATAATTACTGTAATTACATACGTTATTGtttatttgaagaaataaatgaaattcaTACTGACAAATGTGCAAAGATTGCTGATGCACATA
It includes:
- a CDS encoding CYIR protein (putative;~vir-type antigen): MTAFPAFHDSYHEEAAQYVALHNIHEEHFFPELGESSDFDQLCNGIDNNLTIKCREVKELCIKLVRHLDKLIQATDSYGNNYCNYIRYCLFEEINEIHTDKCAKIADAHMMISVPIILMIYISFAFQILYFLIYSFLHFSSLPFFEH